The proteins below are encoded in one region of Synchiropus splendidus isolate RoL2022-P1 chromosome 13, RoL_Sspl_1.0, whole genome shotgun sequence:
- the parla gene encoding presenilins-associated rhomboid-like protein, mitochondrial, translating into MAWRGSVWKWTQTELISSRNVTFRRCRLDQSNQQRCGFRREAKRPESKQSNVSQETQIPSPAEAAHKPPPKIVRPSLIKPIMFTVGFTGCSFGTAAILQYETLRSRVQRKKEEEESEKMLQGSQDMVYWHNWWNELTSVQRQLLVLMSAVDDFWKSLSEGQKTVTGIIAANVVVLCCWRVPSLQRKMIKYFTANPASKSQCLPMFLSTFSHYSAFHLMANMYVLWTFSSTIVSLFGREQFLAMYMSAGVISSMVSYMCKTASLRFYPSLGASGAIMSVLAAVCTKVPDATLGIIFLPMVTFTAANALKAIVAMDTAGLILGWRFFDHAAHLGGALFGIWYVAYGHNLIWRRREPLIKFWHDIRSPGSGRSGPAGGPVNGPGPR; encoded by the exons atggcgtGGAGAGGAAGTGTATGGAAATGGACCCAAACAGAACTAATATCGTCCAGAAATGTCACTTTTCGACGCTGTAG ACTGGACCAAAGCAACCAACAGAGATGTGGCTTCCGTCGCGAGGCCAAAAGACCAGAATCAAAACAGAGCAATGTTTCTCAGGAAACTCAAATTCCGTCACCAGCTGAAGCTGCACACAAACCACCACCCAAAATCGTTCGACCTAGTCTTATCAAGCCCATCATGTTCACAGTGGGG TTTACAGGCTGCTCCTTTGGTACGGCGGCGATTCTTCAGTATGAGACTCTTCGGTCACGGGTTCAGaggaaaaaggaggaggaggagtctgaAAAAATGCTTCAA GGGTCTCAGGACATGGTCTACTGGCACAACTGGTGGAATGAGCTGACCAGCGTTCAGAGGCAGCTTCTTGTTCTGATGTCAGCGGTGGATGACTTTTGGAAATCTCTCAGCGAAGGACAGAAAACTGTCACCG GTATCATTGCTGCTAATGTTGTGGTTCTGTGTTGCTGGAGAGTGCCCTCACTGCAAAGGAAGATGATAAAGTACTTCACGGCCAACCCAGCGTCCA AGAGCCAGTGTCTTCCCATGTTCCTGTCCACCTTCAGCCACTATTCCGCCTTCCACCTGATGGCCAACATGTATGTCCTGTGGACGTTTTCTTCCACCATTGTTTCACTCTTTGGGAGGGAGCAGTTTCTTGCGATGTACATGTCtgcag GCGTGATCTCCTCCATGGTTAGCTACATGTGCAAAACAGCCTCTCTGCGCTTCTACCCCTCGCTGGGCGCG TCGGGAGCCATCATGTCCGTCCTGGCTGCAGTCTGCACCAAAGTTCCAGACGCCACGCTGGGAATCATCTTCCTCCCGATGGTGACTTTCACGGCAGCGAAC GCTCTAAAAGCCATCGTTGCCATGGATACGGCAGGGCTGATACTGGGTTGGCGGTTCTTCGACCACGCGGCTCATCTTGGTGGAGCGCTGTTTGGAAT atgGTATGTTGCCTATGGCCACAATCTGATCTGGAGAAGGAGAGAGCCACTGATTAAGTTCTGGCATGACATTCGCTCTCCTGGTTCCGGTCGATCCGGTCCTGCAGGGGGACCGGTGAACGGTCCGGGCCCACGATAG
- the extl2 gene encoding exostosin-like 2 — translation MSGRLFCLRHRATFGSSPRIQALVRVNKHGALVTGTDSLNVCKMRPRCCWIGLRRTHLLWPILLLLLVGAALAALLPSDDDKNSAGVLGMLRRAVDSNEPPARGHNVEDKESGEPKFTIIIQTFNRTDVLLKLLNHYQAVPHLQRIIIVWNNVREQTPVKLWDSLGPHPVPVLFKTQDTNHMRNRLQPFPEIDTEAVLMLDDDTLVSVPDISFAFSVWQQFPDQIVGFVPRKHVTAGGVYSYGSFELQDLEQGGGDRYSMVLIGAAFFHRRYLQVFQDQPQPVRDLVDATQNCDDIAMNFAVALHLSKVSGGAQRPSGVFVKPVDLRNLEKDTSSGYLGMWHRPEHLLQRSYCLNRLAEIYGLMPLRYSNIMLSQFGFPSYANHKSRG, via the exons ATGAGTGGACGTTTATTTTGTCTACGTCATCGCGCTACGTTTGGCTCCTCTCCGCGAATACAGGCTTTGGTGAGAGTCAACAAACATGGCGCCCTGGTGACGGGGACAGACTCACTGAATGTTTGCAAAATGAG GCCGCGCTGCTGCTGGATCGGGCTCCGGAGAACCCATTTGTTGTGGCccatcctgctgctcctcttggtaGGTGCTGCCCTGGCGGCCCTGTTGCCGTCGGATGACGACAAAAACAGTGCCGGGGTCCTGGGAATGCTGCGTCGGGCGGTCGATTCTAATGAACCTCCTGCTAGAGGTCACAACGTGGAGGACAAAGAATCAGGGGAGCCAAAGTTTACTATCATCATCCAAACGTTTAATCGCACCGACGTTCTGCTTAAACTCCTCAATCATTACCAAGCCGTTCCTCATCTTCAGCGCATCATCATCGTCTGGAACAACGTCAGGGAACAAACGCCTGTAAAGTTGTGGGACTCTTTAGGACCTCACCCGGTGCCTGTTCTCTTTAAGACACAGGACACCAATCACATGCGCAACAGACTCCAGCCTTTCCCTGAGATTGACACTGAAG CTGTTTTGATGTTGGATGATGACACACTAGTCAGTGTTCCTGACATCAGCTTTGCTTTCTCTGTCTGGCAG CAATTTCCAGACCAAATTGTTGGCTTTGTCCCTCGTAAACATGTGACAGCTGGAGGGGTTTATAGTTATGGCAGCTTtgagcttcaggaccttgaacaAGGAGGAGGGGACCG ATATTCCATGGTGTTAATCGGAGCTGCTTTCTTCCACCGTCGCTACCTCCAAGTCTTCCAAGACCAACCTCAGCCAGTGCGCGACCTGGTGGACGCCACGCAGAACTGTGATGACATTGCTATGAACTTCGCCGTGGCGCTGCATCTGAGCAAGGTCTCTGGTGGTGCACAGAGACCTTCGGGCGTCTTTGTCAAACCTGTGGATCTGCGCAACTTGGAAAAGGACACCAGCAGCGGGTACCTGGGGATGTGGCATCGCCCAGAACATCTTCTCCAGAGGTCGTACTGTCTGAACAGACTGGCCGAGATCTACGGCCTGATGCCGCTACGCTACTCCAACATCATGCTGTCCCAGTTTGGATTCCCAAGCTATGCCAACCACAAGAGCAGAGGATGA